A DNA window from Buttiauxella agrestis contains the following coding sequences:
- the slyA gene encoding transcriptional regulator SlyA: MESPLGSDLARLVRIWRALIDHRLKPLELTQTHWVTLHNIHQLPPEQSQIQLAKAIGIEQPSLVRTLDQLEEKGLISRQTCANDRRAKRIKLTERADPIITEMETVIKKTRDEILLGISPEEQTLLLNLINRLEKNIVDLQTKE, from the coding sequence TTGGAATCGCCATTAGGATCAGATCTGGCACGATTGGTGCGCATTTGGCGTGCTCTGATTGACCATCGCCTGAAACCACTTGAATTGACACAAACGCATTGGGTTACGTTGCACAATATCCATCAGTTGCCGCCCGAGCAGTCACAGATTCAGTTGGCCAAAGCGATCGGCATTGAGCAACCATCATTGGTCAGAACACTTGATCAACTTGAGGAGAAAGGTCTTATTTCTCGTCAGACTTGTGCGAACGACCGTCGCGCGAAGCGTATTAAACTCACTGAGCGGGCAGATCCCATCATCACTGAGATGGAAACGGTTATCAAAAAGACGCGCGATGAAATTCTGTTGGGTATCAGCCCCGAAGAGCAGACACTGTTGCTTAACCTGATAAACCGGCTGGAAAAAAACATCGTTGATTTACAGACGAAAGAATAA
- the slyB gene encoding outer membrane lipoprotein SlyB, which yields MISRVLAVTLVGLTLAGCSNTSSLSGDVYSASDAKQVQSVTYGTLVSARPVQIQAGNDSNVMGAIGGAVLGGFLGNTVGGGTGRSLATAAGAVAGGVAGQSVQGALNKTQGVELEIRKDDGNTILVVQKQGDTKFSAGQRVRIASNGSQTTVSPN from the coding sequence ATGATTTCACGTGTACTGGCAGTAACATTAGTTGGGTTAACTTTGGCTGGTTGCAGCAACACCAGTTCACTTTCCGGCGACGTTTACAGTGCCTCTGATGCCAAGCAAGTCCAGAGCGTCACGTACGGTACGTTGGTTTCTGCTCGTCCTGTTCAGATTCAGGCAGGAAATGATTCAAACGTGATGGGTGCGATTGGCGGGGCTGTTCTGGGTGGCTTCCTGGGTAACACCGTCGGCGGCGGTACCGGTCGTTCACTGGCAACAGCTGCGGGTGCTGTAGCAGGTGGCGTGGCCGGTCAGAGTGTTCAGGGTGCGCTGAACAAAACTCAGGGTGTTGAGCTGGAAATCCGTAAAGATGACGGCAACACCATTCTGGTCGTGCAAAAACAAGGCGACACTAAATTCTCTGCGGGCCAACGTGTGAGAATCGCCAGCAACGGCAGCCAGACCACTGTTTCACCGAACTAA
- the anmK gene encoding anhydro-N-acetylmuramic acid kinase, with product MKSGRYIGVMSGTSLDGIDVVLAAIDEHLVAQQASYSHPIPLDIKNAILAICQGQQLTLSQLGQLDNRLGKLFAEAVQTLMDEQGLTYADITAIGCHGQTVWHEPQGDAPHTMQIGDNNQIVARTGVTVVGDFRRRDMALGGQGAPLVPAFHHALLAHPTEHRMVLNIGGIANLSLLIPEQPIRGFDTGPGNMLIDAWIWRQRGKAYDKDAEWASSGKVIIPLLQQMLSDPYFSMPAPKSTGREYFNYGWLERQLAAFPGLAGEDVQATLTELTAVTISEQVLLSGGCERLMVCGGGSRNPLLMARLGGLLPGIEVTTTDDAGISGDDMEALAFAWLAYRTMSGLPGNLPSVTGATAASVIGAIFPANPLHLP from the coding sequence ATGAAATCAGGGCGTTATATCGGTGTGATGTCCGGCACCAGTCTGGACGGTATTGATGTCGTTCTGGCAGCGATTGATGAACATCTTGTTGCGCAGCAGGCGAGTTACAGCCACCCGATTCCTTTAGATATCAAAAATGCCATTCTGGCGATCTGCCAGGGGCAGCAGTTAACGCTTTCTCAGCTTGGGCAGCTCGATAATCGTCTGGGGAAATTGTTCGCCGAAGCGGTGCAAACGTTGATGGATGAACAGGGGCTGACTTACGCCGACATCACCGCTATCGGGTGTCACGGACAAACCGTCTGGCATGAACCGCAAGGTGATGCGCCGCACACGATGCAAATTGGTGATAACAACCAAATTGTTGCGCGCACCGGTGTGACAGTCGTAGGGGATTTTCGCCGCCGCGATATGGCGCTTGGTGGGCAAGGCGCGCCCCTGGTTCCGGCATTCCATCATGCTTTATTAGCCCATCCGACCGAACACCGCATGGTGCTCAACATCGGCGGGATTGCCAACCTTTCTTTGCTTATTCCGGAACAGCCAATACGTGGGTTTGATACCGGCCCCGGAAATATGCTGATTGATGCTTGGATCTGGCGTCAGCGCGGCAAGGCATACGATAAAGACGCCGAATGGGCGAGCAGCGGAAAAGTTATCATTCCTCTATTGCAGCAAATGCTTAGTGACCCGTATTTTTCCATGCCTGCGCCTAAAAGCACCGGTCGCGAATATTTCAACTATGGTTGGCTCGAACGCCAGTTGGCTGCATTCCCAGGGCTTGCCGGGGAAGATGTTCAGGCCACACTCACGGAACTCACCGCGGTGACAATTTCCGAGCAGGTTTTATTGAGCGGTGGTTGTGAGCGCTTGATGGTGTGCGGTGGTGGGAGTCGCAATCCGTTGCTGATGGCGCGTTTAGGTGGTTTGCTGCCTGGAATCGAAGTGACAACCACGGATGATGCAGGCATTAGCGGCGATGACATGGAAGCACTGGCATTCGCCTGGCTTGCGTACCGCACTATGTCGGGCCTGCCGGGAAATCTGCCGTCCGTGACCGGGGCAACAGCCGCCAGCGTGATTGGTGCCATATTTCCCGCAAACCCGCTCCATCTTCCCTGA
- the mliC gene encoding C-type lysozyme inhibitor, whose translation MKKLLIATIPFMLAGCSYYNTFVERMQTDTLQYQCDEKPLTVKLNNQKQMVNFVYDNEYLSLTQGLSASGTRYTDGVYVFWSKGDTATVYRKDTVVLDNCQLQNPKH comes from the coding sequence ATGAAAAAACTACTTATTGCCACTATTCCTTTCATGCTCGCCGGATGCAGCTACTACAACACCTTTGTTGAGCGTATGCAGACCGATACCCTGCAATATCAGTGCGACGAAAAACCGCTTACCGTCAAACTTAATAATCAGAAACAGATGGTCAACTTTGTCTACGACAACGAATACCTGTCGCTGACTCAGGGTCTGTCTGCCTCGGGCACGCGTTATACCGACGGGGTGTACGTGTTCTGGTCGAAAGGCGATACCGCCACGGTTTATCGTAAAGACACTGTCGTTCTGGATAATTGCCAGCTTCAAAATCCGAAACATTGA
- the pdxH gene encoding pyridoxamine 5'-phosphate oxidase — translation MSDNDSLQQIAHLRREYTKGGLRRTDLTEQPLPLFERWLAQACDAKLADPTAMVVATVDENGQPYQRIVLLKHFDERGLVFYTNLGSRKAHHLETNPRISLHFPWHMLDRQVMVQGTAERLSTIEVLKYFHSRPRDSQIGAWVSKQSSRISARGILESKFLELKQKFQQGEVPLPSFWGGYRVTIDQMEFWQGGEHRLHDRFLYQRDGSAWKIDRLAP, via the coding sequence ATGTCTGATAACGACTCTTTGCAACAAATTGCGCATTTGCGCCGCGAATACACCAAAGGTGGGTTGCGCCGCACTGATCTTACCGAACAACCTCTGCCTTTGTTTGAGCGCTGGTTAGCTCAGGCATGTGATGCAAAACTTGCCGATCCTACCGCGATGGTAGTGGCGACCGTTGATGAAAACGGCCAGCCGTATCAGCGCATTGTTTTGCTCAAACATTTCGATGAACGAGGACTCGTGTTTTACACCAACCTCGGCTCCCGCAAAGCACATCACCTGGAAACGAATCCGCGAATCAGTCTGCACTTCCCGTGGCATATGCTCGACCGTCAGGTCATGGTGCAGGGAACGGCGGAACGCTTATCCACCATTGAAGTGCTGAAATATTTCCACAGCCGTCCGCGTGATAGCCAAATTGGCGCCTGGGTTTCAAAACAATCCAGCCGTATTTCCGCGCGCGGTATTCTGGAAAGTAAATTCCTCGAACTAAAACAAAAATTCCAGCAGGGCGAAGTTCCACTCCCGAGTTTCTGGGGCGGATATCGCGTAACGATTGACCAAATGGAATTCTGGCAGGGCGGTGAACATCGCCTGCACGATCGTTTTTTATACCAGCGTGACGGCAGTGCCTGGAAAATAGACCGCCTGGCTCCGTAG
- the tyrS gene encoding tyrosine--tRNA ligase yields the protein MASINLIKQLQERGLVAQVTDEEALAQRLAQGPIALYCGFDPTADSLHLGHLVPLLCLKRFQEAGHKPVALVGGATGLIGDPSFKASERKLNTEDTVQEWVEKIRRQVAPFLDFDCGENSAIAANNYDWFGGMNVLTFLRDIGKHFSVNQMINKEAVKQRLNRDDVGISFTEFSYNLLQGYDFACLNKLHGVVLQIGGSDQWGNITSGIDLTRRLHQQQAFGLTVPLITKSDGTKFGKTEGGAVWLDPKKTSPYKFYQFWINTADSDVYRFLKFFTFMSLEEIDALEAEDKNSGAAPRAQYVLAEQVTRLVHGEEGLEAAKRITRSLFNGNLSDLTEADLEQLAQDGVPMVEMERGADLQQALVDSELQPSRGQARKTIAQNAITINGEKQSDPEYTFADSDILFNRYTLLRRGKKNYCLVCWK from the coding sequence ATGGCGAGCATCAATTTGATAAAACAATTGCAAGAGCGGGGCTTAGTCGCCCAGGTAACGGATGAAGAAGCGTTAGCACAGCGACTGGCGCAAGGGCCAATTGCTCTGTATTGCGGCTTTGATCCTACCGCTGACAGCTTGCATTTGGGCCATCTGGTTCCACTGCTGTGCCTGAAACGCTTCCAGGAAGCAGGTCACAAACCGGTTGCGCTGGTGGGTGGTGCAACAGGCCTGATTGGCGATCCAAGTTTTAAAGCCTCCGAGCGCAAACTGAATACCGAAGATACCGTGCAAGAGTGGGTTGAAAAAATCCGCCGTCAGGTTGCCCCATTCCTCGATTTTGACTGTGGAGAAAACTCAGCGATTGCGGCGAATAACTACGACTGGTTTGGCGGAATGAACGTTCTGACCTTCCTGCGTGATATTGGTAAGCACTTCTCCGTCAACCAGATGATCAACAAAGAAGCGGTGAAGCAGCGTCTGAACCGTGATGATGTGGGTATCTCCTTTACAGAGTTCTCCTACAACCTGCTGCAAGGTTACGACTTCGCCTGCCTGAACAAACTGCACGGCGTGGTTCTGCAAATTGGCGGTTCCGATCAGTGGGGTAACATCACCTCTGGTATCGACCTGACCCGCCGCCTGCACCAGCAACAAGCATTTGGTCTGACTGTTCCACTGATCACCAAATCTGATGGCACCAAATTCGGTAAAACCGAAGGCGGCGCAGTCTGGCTTGATCCGAAGAAAACCAGCCCGTACAAATTCTACCAATTCTGGATTAACACTGCGGATTCCGACGTTTATCGCTTCCTTAAGTTCTTCACCTTCATGAGCCTGGAAGAAATCGACGCGCTGGAAGCAGAAGACAAAAACAGTGGCGCGGCTCCGCGTGCGCAATACGTACTGGCAGAGCAAGTCACCCGTCTGGTTCACGGTGAAGAAGGTCTGGAAGCGGCGAAACGTATTACCCGCAGCCTGTTTAACGGCAACCTGAGCGATTTGACCGAAGCTGACCTTGAGCAACTGGCTCAGGACGGCGTGCCAATGGTTGAAATGGAACGCGGCGCTGATTTACAACAAGCATTGGTCGATTCTGAACTGCAACCGTCTCGTGGTCAGGCGCGTAAAACGATCGCGCAAAATGCTATCACCATTAACGGTGAGAAGCAGTCCGACCCGGAATATACCTTTGCTGATAGCGATATTCTGTTCAATCGCTACACCTTGCTGCGCCGGGGTAAGAAAAATTACTGCCTCGTTTGCTGGAAGTAA
- the pdxY gene encoding pyridoxal kinase PdxY, with protein MKNILAIQSHVVFGHAGNSAAEFPMRRLGANVWSLNTVQFSNHTQYGKWTGDVMPASHLSEIVQGIADIGQLQRCDAVLSGYLGSAEQGEHILSIVRKVKEANPQAKYFCDPVMGHPEKGCIVAPGVAEFHTRYALPASDIIAPNLIELEILSGHAVNTVEEAVATARELIAKGPQIVLVKHLARAAYQQDRFEMLLVTADEAWHIHRPLVDFGERQPVGVGDVTSGLLLVKLLQGATLREALEHVTAAVYDVMVVTKKMEEYELQLVAAQEGIAKPEHYFTAVKL; from the coding sequence ATGAAAAATATTCTTGCCATCCAGTCCCATGTGGTTTTTGGTCATGCAGGTAATAGTGCTGCCGAATTCCCGATGCGCCGCCTGGGCGCTAATGTGTGGTCGCTGAACACCGTTCAGTTCTCTAATCACACCCAATACGGAAAATGGACAGGCGACGTCATGCCTGCCAGCCATCTCAGTGAGATTGTGCAGGGAATTGCAGATATCGGTCAGTTGCAGCGTTGTGACGCGGTACTGAGTGGTTATCTTGGCTCTGCGGAGCAGGGTGAGCACATTCTTTCTATCGTGCGCAAAGTGAAAGAAGCGAATCCGCAGGCGAAGTATTTCTGTGATCCGGTTATGGGGCACCCTGAAAAGGGTTGTATCGTCGCACCTGGTGTAGCCGAATTCCATACACGCTATGCATTGCCTGCCAGCGACATTATTGCGCCAAACCTGATTGAGCTTGAAATTCTCAGCGGTCATGCAGTGAATACCGTTGAAGAAGCGGTTGCCACGGCGCGTGAACTTATCGCCAAAGGCCCGCAAATTGTACTGGTGAAACACCTGGCACGTGCCGCTTATCAGCAAGATCGCTTTGAGATGTTGTTGGTGACAGCCGATGAGGCCTGGCATATTCACCGTCCGCTGGTGGACTTTGGCGAGCGCCAGCCAGTTGGCGTCGGTGATGTGACCAGCGGCCTGTTGCTGGTGAAGTTGTTGCAGGGCGCCACTCTTCGCGAAGCACTTGAGCACGTTACTGCTGCGGTTTATGACGTGATGGTCGTGACGAAGAAAATGGAAGAGTACGAACTGCAACTGGTTGCCGCCCAGGAAGGCATTGCTAAACCTGAGCATTATTTCACTGCGGTGAAACTCTGA
- the gstA gene encoding glutathione transferase GstA, protein MKLYYKAGACSLSPHIILRETGVDFSLVKVDLAAKKTETGDDYLEVNAKGQVPALVLDDGSLLTEGVAIVQFLADKVPDRQLLAPAGSMTRYHTLEWLNYIATELHKGFSPLFNPATPDDFKTLTRAALEKKFKYVNEELNDKQWLMGLRFSVADAYLFTVLRWAQALKLNLEGLSNIDAFMERMKARPAVAAALTAEGI, encoded by the coding sequence ATGAAACTGTATTATAAAGCTGGTGCCTGTTCCCTCTCCCCCCACATCATCCTGCGCGAAACCGGTGTAGATTTCTCCCTCGTCAAAGTCGACTTAGCGGCAAAGAAAACCGAAACGGGTGACGACTATCTTGAAGTGAATGCCAAAGGCCAGGTTCCGGCACTGGTACTTGATGACGGTTCGCTGCTGACTGAAGGGGTTGCGATTGTGCAGTTCCTCGCAGATAAAGTGCCTGACCGCCAGCTGCTCGCTCCCGCGGGCAGCATGACGCGCTACCATACGCTCGAGTGGCTTAACTACATTGCGACAGAGCTTCACAAAGGTTTCTCGCCATTATTTAATCCAGCAACACCTGACGATTTCAAAACACTTACGCGTGCCGCACTTGAGAAAAAATTCAAATACGTCAACGAAGAGTTGAATGACAAACAGTGGCTGATGGGTCTGCGTTTTAGCGTGGCGGATGCGTATCTGTTTACCGTATTGCGCTGGGCGCAGGCGCTGAAACTCAATCTGGAAGGGTTGAGCAACATCGACGCGTTTATGGAACGTATGAAAGCGCGTCCGGCAGTGGCGGCGGCGTTAACAGCTGAAGGGATTTAA
- the dtpA gene encoding dipeptide/tripeptide permease DtpA, whose amino-acid sequence MSTANQKPTESVSLNAFKQPKSFYLIFSIELWERFGYYGLQGIMAVYLVKMLGMSEADSITLFSSFSALVYGMVAIGGWLGDKVLGTKRVIVLGTIVLAIGYALVAYSGHDVAVVYMGMATIAVGNGLFKANPSSLLSTCYEKDDPRLDGAFTMYYMSINIGSFFSMLATPWLAAKYGWSVAFSLSFVGMLITLVNFMFCKKWVKNHGSKPDFQPVHFGKLATTIVGVLVLVTAATWLLHNQGIARMVLGVVALGIVFIFAKETFAMKGTARRKMIVAFILMVEAIVFFVLYSQMPTSLNFFAIRNVEHSILGIAFEPEQFQALNPFWIMIGSPILAAIYNKMGDRIPMPHKFAFGMVLCSLAFLVLPVGAKFASDAGIVSVSWLILSYALQSIGELMISGLGLAMVAQLVPQRLMGFIMGSWFLTTAGAAIIAGKVANLMAVPENVTDPLQSLAVYGHVFMQIGIATAVIAVLMMITAPKLSRMAQSDEKAETNTETATA is encoded by the coding sequence GTGTCGACTGCAAACCAAAAACCAACAGAAAGCGTAAGTCTGAACGCTTTCAAACAACCTAAATCGTTCTACCTGATTTTCTCTATCGAGTTGTGGGAGCGTTTTGGCTACTACGGCCTGCAAGGCATCATGGCCGTTTACCTGGTCAAAATGCTGGGTATGTCCGAAGCTGACTCCATCACCCTGTTCTCTTCCTTCAGCGCGCTGGTCTACGGAATGGTCGCTATTGGTGGTTGGTTGGGCGATAAAGTTCTCGGCACCAAACGTGTCATTGTCCTCGGTACTATCGTCCTGGCTATCGGTTACGCGCTGGTAGCTTATTCCGGCCACGATGTTGCTGTCGTGTATATGGGTATGGCGACAATCGCTGTGGGTAACGGTCTGTTCAAGGCTAACCCGTCTTCCCTGCTTTCTACTTGCTATGAAAAGGATGACCCACGTCTGGACGGTGCATTTACTATGTACTACATGTCCATCAACATCGGTTCATTCTTCTCTATGTTGGCCACACCATGGCTGGCAGCGAAGTATGGCTGGAGCGTTGCGTTCTCTCTGAGCTTCGTGGGTATGCTGATCACCCTCGTGAACTTCATGTTCTGTAAGAAGTGGGTGAAAAATCACGGTTCCAAACCTGACTTCCAGCCTGTTCACTTCGGTAAACTGGCCACGACTATTGTCGGCGTTCTGGTGCTGGTTACTGCGGCAACCTGGCTGCTGCACAACCAGGGTATCGCACGTATGGTTCTGGGCGTAGTTGCTCTGGGCATCGTGTTTATCTTTGCTAAAGAAACCTTCGCCATGAAAGGCACAGCGCGTCGTAAGATGATTGTTGCATTCATCCTGATGGTTGAAGCGATCGTGTTCTTTGTGCTGTATAGCCAAATGCCGACCTCTCTGAACTTCTTTGCTATCCGTAACGTTGAACACTCCATTCTGGGTATCGCGTTTGAGCCAGAGCAGTTCCAGGCACTGAACCCATTCTGGATCATGATTGGTAGCCCGATTCTGGCTGCAATCTATAACAAAATGGGCGACCGCATCCCAATGCCGCACAAGTTCGCATTCGGTATGGTTCTGTGCTCCCTTGCGTTCCTGGTGCTGCCAGTCGGTGCTAAGTTTGCATCCGATGCGGGTATCGTTTCAGTAAGCTGGTTGATCCTGAGCTATGCGCTGCAAAGTATCGGCGAACTGATGATTTCTGGTCTGGGTCTGGCGATGGTTGCACAATTGGTGCCACAGCGTCTGATGGGCTTCATCATGGGTAGCTGGTTCCTGACGACTGCTGGTGCAGCAATCATTGCAGGTAAAGTTGCCAACCTGATGGCTGTGCCGGAAAACGTGACAGATCCATTGCAGTCACTTGCAGTTTACGGTCACGTATTCATGCAAATCGGTATTGCTACCGCTGTTATCGCGGTTCTGATGATGATTACGGCGCCGAAACTGAGCCGTATGGCACAGAGCGACGAAAAAGCTGAAACCAACACGGAAACAGCCACCGCGTAA
- the nth gene encoding endonuclease III encodes MNKSKRLEILTRLRDNNPHPTTELQFSTPFELLIAVLLSAQATDVSVNKATAKLYPVANTPQAMLELGVDGIKSYIKTIGLFNSKAENVIKTCRMLIELHNGEVPEDRAALEALPGVGRKTANVVLNTAFGWPTIAVDTHIFRVCNRTHFAPGKNVEQVEEKLLKVVPAEFKVDCHHWLILHGRYTCIARKPRCGSCIIEDLCEYKDKVDI; translated from the coding sequence ATGAATAAGAGTAAAAGGTTAGAGATCCTCACGCGCCTGCGTGACAACAATCCTCATCCTACGACAGAGCTGCAATTCAGCACGCCGTTTGAGCTGCTGATAGCCGTGTTGTTGTCTGCGCAGGCGACAGATGTCAGCGTCAACAAAGCTACGGCGAAGCTTTATCCGGTGGCGAATACACCGCAAGCGATGCTGGAGTTGGGCGTGGACGGTATCAAATCCTACATCAAAACCATCGGCCTGTTTAACAGCAAGGCTGAGAACGTGATTAAGACCTGCCGGATGCTGATTGAATTGCATAATGGCGAGGTGCCGGAAGACCGTGCCGCGCTGGAAGCGTTACCCGGTGTAGGACGTAAAACAGCAAACGTGGTGCTTAACACCGCCTTTGGCTGGCCGACCATCGCGGTAGATACCCATATCTTCCGCGTCTGTAACCGTACCCACTTTGCGCCGGGTAAAAATGTTGAGCAGGTAGAGGAAAAACTGCTGAAAGTGGTTCCGGCAGAATTTAAAGTCGATTGCCATCACTGGCTTATCCTTCACGGTCGCTATACCTGTATTGCCCGCAAGCCGCGCTGTGGCTCGTGTATCATCGAAGATCTTTGCGAATACAAAGATAAAGTCGATATCTGA
- a CDS encoding electron transport complex subunit E codes for MSEVKDIVVQGLWKNNSALVQLLGLCPLLAVTSTATNALGLGLATTLVLVLTNSAVSALRRWVPAEIRIPIYVMIIASVVSTVQMLINAYAYGLYQSLGIFIPLIVTNCIVIGRAEAFAAKSSVPLAALDGFAIGMGATSAMFVLGSLREIIGNGTLFDGADALLGNWAKVLRIEVFHTDTPFLLAMLPPGAFIGLGLMLAVKYLIDEKMKTRRAAKAVATEGHPEKA; via the coding sequence ATGAGCGAAGTAAAAGATATTGTCGTTCAGGGGCTATGGAAAAATAACTCCGCGCTGGTGCAGTTACTGGGCCTGTGCCCGCTGCTGGCGGTAACGTCCACAGCCACAAACGCCCTGGGACTTGGCCTCGCCACTACGTTGGTATTAGTGCTAACCAACAGCGCGGTTTCAGCGCTGCGGCGCTGGGTTCCTGCTGAAATTCGTATCCCGATTTACGTGATGATTATCGCGTCGGTGGTCAGTACCGTACAGATGCTGATTAATGCTTACGCCTACGGTTTGTATCAGTCGCTGGGGATTTTTATTCCTTTGATTGTGACCAACTGCATTGTGATTGGTCGCGCCGAAGCTTTTGCCGCTAAAAGTAGCGTACCGCTTGCCGCTCTCGATGGGTTTGCCATCGGCATGGGGGCTACCAGCGCGATGTTCGTTCTCGGCTCGCTGCGTGAAATTATTGGCAACGGGACGCTGTTTGATGGGGCTGATGCGCTGTTAGGTAACTGGGCAAAAGTGCTGCGTATTGAAGTGTTCCATACTGATACTCCTTTCCTGCTGGCCATGCTGCCTCCAGGGGCATTTATTGGTTTGGGTTTGATGCTTGCCGTTAAATATCTTATTGATGAAAAAATGAAAACGCGCCGCGCAGCGAAAGCTGTCGCCACGGAAGGACATCCAGAGAAAGCGTAA
- the rsxG gene encoding electron transport complex subunit RsxG, whose protein sequence is MLKTMQKHGVTLALFAALATGLTAVVNALTKGTIEQQAVAQQKVLFDQVISSDSYDNNIQASCVVVNNSPLGKGDREIYVARKGSQPIAVVMEATAPDGYSGAIQLLVAADFNGKVLGSRVTEHHETPGLGDKIETRLSDWITHFAGKTIQGNNDPIWAVKKDGGQFDQFTGATITPRAVVNAVKRAGLFAKTLPTQVDNLPVCGAQP, encoded by the coding sequence ATGCTGAAAACAATGCAAAAACATGGCGTGACTCTGGCGCTGTTTGCCGCGCTGGCAACAGGACTTACCGCAGTCGTTAACGCGCTGACCAAAGGCACCATCGAACAGCAAGCCGTTGCTCAACAGAAGGTGCTGTTCGATCAGGTGATTTCATCCGATAGTTACGACAACAATATTCAGGCTAGCTGCGTGGTGGTGAACAATTCACCGTTAGGCAAAGGCGATCGCGAAATCTATGTTGCGCGTAAAGGTTCGCAGCCGATAGCCGTGGTCATGGAAGCGACTGCACCCGATGGCTATTCTGGTGCTATTCAGTTGCTGGTCGCGGCGGATTTTAACGGCAAAGTATTAGGTTCACGAGTGACGGAACATCACGAAACACCCGGCCTGGGTGATAAAATCGAAACGCGTCTGAGCGACTGGATTACCCATTTTGCGGGTAAAACCATTCAGGGTAATAATGACCCGATCTGGGCGGTGAAGAAAGACGGCGGTCAGTTTGATCAGTTTACCGGCGCGACGATTACCCCGCGCGCGGTTGTCAATGCGGTAAAACGTGCGGGATTGTTCGCAAAAACATTACCCACTCAAGTAGATAACTTACCTGTTTGTGGAGCACAACCATGA
- the rsxD gene encoding electron transport complex subunit RsxD, with the protein MVFKIASSPYTHNQRSTSRIMLLVTYATLPGMAMLWYWFGWGSLVQIALGILTAVAAELLVLKLRKQPLRILGDNSAALTGLLLGISIPPFAPWWIVILGTVFAVIIAKQLYGGLGHNPFNPAMVGYVVLLIAFPVQMTSWLPPQSLAATVPGFADSLHVIFSGTTAAGDTMSQLRMGIDGISQATPLDTFKTGLRAGHSAADLLQEPIYTGVLAGIGWQWVNLAFLAGGLFLLVKGAIRWHIPVSFLLVLAVCSTLGWMFAPEKCASPLIHLFSGATMLGAFFILTDPVTASTTNRGRLIFGALAGLLVWLIRTYGGYPDGVAFAVLLANITVPLIDYYTRPRAYGHR; encoded by the coding sequence ATGGTTTTTAAGATAGCAAGCTCCCCTTATACCCATAACCAACGCAGCACATCGCGAATTATGCTGCTGGTGACTTATGCCACATTGCCAGGAATGGCAATGCTGTGGTACTGGTTTGGCTGGGGCAGTCTGGTGCAAATCGCATTAGGTATTTTGACGGCTGTCGCCGCTGAACTGCTGGTGCTCAAACTGCGCAAACAGCCGCTACGGATCCTGGGCGATAATTCTGCCGCGCTCACCGGCCTGTTGCTTGGCATCAGTATTCCACCGTTCGCTCCATGGTGGATAGTGATCCTGGGTACCGTGTTCGCCGTGATTATCGCGAAACAATTATATGGCGGCCTGGGGCACAACCCGTTTAACCCGGCAATGGTCGGTTACGTGGTGTTGTTGATTGCCTTCCCGGTGCAAATGACATCCTGGTTGCCACCGCAGTCGCTTGCCGCAACGGTGCCCGGTTTTGCCGACTCCCTGCACGTGATATTTTCTGGCACGACGGCGGCTGGCGACACCATGTCGCAATTGCGGATGGGTATAGATGGTATAAGTCAGGCCACTCCGCTCGACACGTTTAAAACCGGATTACGCGCCGGGCATTCCGCCGCGGACCTGTTGCAAGAGCCGATTTATACCGGCGTGCTGGCGGGAATTGGTTGGCAATGGGTGAATCTCGCATTCCTTGCAGGCGGGCTGTTCTTACTGGTGAAAGGTGCCATTCGCTGGCATATTCCGGTCAGTTTTCTGCTGGTGCTGGCGGTGTGTTCCACCCTGGGCTGGATGTTTGCTCCGGAAAAATGTGCATCACCGCTGATCCATCTGTTCTCTGGCGCAACGATGCTGGGTGCATTCTTTATTCTCACCGACCCCGTTACCGCCTCGACAACCAATCGTGGGCGTCTGATTTTCGGCGCACTGGCCGGTTTGCTGGTCTGGCTGATTCGCACCTACGGCGGTTATCCTGATGGTGTCGCGTTTGCCGTTCTGCTGGCTAACATTACCGTGCCGTTGATTGATTACTACACCCGCCCTCGTGCTTACGGGCATCGCTAA